TTAACCCATTGACCATTTGTGTCTGAGATATAGCGAGAATCCCCCATGAGCTACGAAGACGTACAAACCTGTGCTTCCTTTATCCGTGAAAAACTTGATGGCCCTGTGCCAGCAGTTGCCATGGTTCTAGGTAGCGGCCTGAATGATCTGGCAGACAGCATCGAAAACCCAACCATCCTTTCGTATGCAGACCTTCCGGGCTTCCCGAAGCCGACAGTGGAAGGCCACGCTGGTCGCATGCTTATTGGCAAGCTAGGCGGAAAAGGTGTGATCTGTATGCAGGGCCGTGCCCATGCCTACGAAGGCCACGATAATTATAAGCTTGCGTTTTCAACACGTGTTCTATGGGCTCTTGGGGTGGAAATCCTTGTTCTTACAAACGCTGCCGGTAGCCTAGATGAAGAAGCAGGTCCAGGTAGCTTGATGGCGATTACTGATCACATCAACTTCTCTGGTGTTAACCCACTTGTTGGTATCAATGATGAACGCTTCGGCCCTCGTTTCAGCGACATGACTGCTGCATGGGACAAGGAGCTTACAGATGATCTGCGCAAATGTGCAGAACAACTGAGCATCAAGCTTCATGAAGGTACATACCTGATGGCAAAAGGCCCTAACTTTGAAACACCGGCAGAAATTAAAGCCTTCCGTGTTTGGGGTGCAAATGCTGTTGGCATGTCTACTGTTCCTGAATGTCTCGTTGCACGCCACTGTGGTATGCGTGTGTGCGGTGTAAGCTCTATCACCAACTATGCTGCTGGCATGACAGGTAATGAACTGACACACGATGAAACAATGGAATTCGGCGCAATTGCTGCTGTAAACTTAGGAAAACTACTGAAGGCATTTGCTGAAAAAGTAGCTTGAGCTTAATTACTGTCTATGACGGAAAAGCCCGATAGCATTATCGGGCTTTTTTTTCGCCTAGAGCTTCCATAACAAAAGTATAGATTCCTAATTCGTACCTGCGATCAAGATCAATACGGGTGATATCATCGATATTTAGATACGTACGATGTATCTCAGGATAATCGTATGTCCCAAAACTTCGCAATTCAACCACATCATCAATTATAGCTGCTACCTGTCCAACCCAACACATAGAACTATCAACATTTTCACAGTGGATAGACACCACATTGTCACTTTCCTTCAAAGACTGTAAAATGCCCCTCCAGCATGCGAAGTCGATCCTCGGCATACTAGGCAGTTTTTGGTCCGCTAAAACTTGCATTTGATTTTTCAGAGCATTTGTTTCAGCACGCACCCGAAAAACATTTGAGAGTTCAATTATTGTGCCTCCATCATACAGCCCCTCCTCTGCCACGCGCTGTAGCAAAACAAAATCGCCTGATTGTGTGACTAGTATCCCAACAAGAGTGTCATCGCCGTTGTAAGTATCAACATCTACTACTTCTTGTTTCTGGATTAGCTGTTTAATAATACCTTCCATTGGGCCCCCATTCCATCATCTCATCAACTGCTTAAACTTCTTTAACTCGAATAATTTATTTTTCAACCAAAGGAAGTCATTCTAAAAAGAATTGTTTTCGTAGATTGGTTTGGGAGGGCTTGATGAAATCAATCGTAATTGGTTCAGTGTTTTTGTTAGGTACAGCGCTACCTTCATCAGCACATGCGGATATGACAGTTGTTCTACTAGGCACTGGGACCCCGAACCCTGTTCCCGAACGCGCCGGTGCTGCAACCGCTGTGATTGTTGACGGAAAACCCTGGATCATTGATGCGGGGCCTGGTGTTGTAAGGCGCATCTCCGCTGCGGAAAGAAACGGTATAAAAGCGCTGGCGCAGCCGAATTTATCCCGAGCCCTGCTCACTCACCTGCACTCTGATCACACACTCGGTTTGCCTGATCTTATCTATTCACCATGGACATTAGAGCGTACAGAACCGCTTAAAATTTATGGCCCCAAGGGCACAGCCCAAATGGTAGATTTTATCCAAAAGGCATACAGTGAGGATGTTAACATTCGCATTGAGGGAGCTGAGCCAGCAAACACGACCGGGTGGCAAGTAGATGCTTCAGATGCCACACCCGGTATTATATATAAAGACAATGCTCTTACGGTAGAGGCCATCCCTGTTTGCCACGGTGATTGGAAGGAAGCGTACGGCTTCAAATTTACTCATGAAGGAAAATCAGTCGTTATTTCTGGCGACACTACTTATTGCCCTGCTCTTGAAGAAGCAGCAAAAGATGCAGATCTGTTGATTCATGAAGTATATGATGCTGAGGCGCTCGCCAAACGCACCGAGGACTGGCAAGTATACCACAAAGCTGCTCATACCTCTGGCCCAGACTTGGGAAAACTCGCTAGCAACGCCAACGTTAAGCATTTAGTGCTTCATCACCAGCTGGTTTGGAGTGGCAGCAAAG
This DNA window, taken from Kordiimonas sp. SCSIO 12603, encodes the following:
- a CDS encoding purine-nucleoside phosphorylase: MSYEDVQTCASFIREKLDGPVPAVAMVLGSGLNDLADSIENPTILSYADLPGFPKPTVEGHAGRMLIGKLGGKGVICMQGRAHAYEGHDNYKLAFSTRVLWALGVEILVLTNAAGSLDEEAGPGSLMAITDHINFSGVNPLVGINDERFGPRFSDMTAAWDKELTDDLRKCAEQLSIKLHEGTYLMAKGPNFETPAEIKAFRVWGANAVGMSTVPECLVARHCGMRVCGVSSITNYAAGMTGNELTHDETMEFGAIAAVNLGKLLKAFAEKVA
- a CDS encoding MBL fold metallo-hydrolase, which produces MKSIVIGSVFLLGTALPSSAHADMTVVLLGTGTPNPVPERAGAATAVIVDGKPWIIDAGPGVVRRISAAERNGIKALAQPNLSRALLTHLHSDHTLGLPDLIYSPWTLERTEPLKIYGPKGTAQMVDFIQKAYSEDVNIRIEGAEPANTTGWQVDASDATPGIIYKDNALTVEAIPVCHGDWKEAYGFKFTHEGKSVVISGDTTYCPALEEAAKDADLLIHEVYDAEALAKRTEDWQVYHKAAHTSGPDLGKLASNANVKHLVLHHQLVWSGSKDAVINQIRQTYIGDLTWGEDLMVFELGKE